The following proteins come from a genomic window of Panthera leo isolate Ple1 chromosome E2, P.leo_Ple1_pat1.1, whole genome shotgun sequence:
- the LRFN3 gene encoding leucine-rich repeat and fibronectin type-III domain-containing protein 3 codes for MAVLPLLLCLLPLAPASSPSQPAAPSPCPRRCRCQTQSLPLSVLCPGAGLLFVPPSLDRRAAELRLADNFIAAVRRRDLANMTGLLHLSLSRNTIRHVAAGAFADLRALRALHLDGNRLTSLGEGQLRGLVNLRHLILSNNQLAALAAGALDDCAETLEDLDLSYNNLEQLPWEALGRLGNVNTLGLDHNLLASVPAGAFSRLHKLARLDMTSNRLTTIPPDPLFSRLPLLARPRGSPASALVLAFGGNPLHCNCELVWLRRLAREDDLEACASPPALGGRYFWAVGEEEFVCEPPVVTHRSPPLAVPAGRPAALRCRAVGDPEPRVRWVSPQGRLVGNSSRARAFPNGTLELLVTEPGDGGIFTCIAANAAGEATAAVELTVGPPPPPQLANSTSCDPPRDGDPDALTPPSAASASASASAKAADTAPPTDRGVQVTEHGATAALVQWPDQRPIPGIRMYQIQYNSSADDILVYRMIPADSRSFLLSDLASGRTYDLCVLAVYEDGATGLTATRPVGCSRFSTEPALRPCGAPHAPFLGGTMIIALGGVIVASVLVFIFVLLMRYKVHGGQPPGKAKAPAPVSSVCSQTNGALGPTPAPPAPEPAVPRAHTVVQLDCEPWRPSHEPTGP; via the exons ATGGCCGTCCTTCCACTGCTCCTCTGCCTGCTGCCGCTGGCCCCCGCCTCGTCTCCATCCCAGCCAGCCGCACCCAGCCCGTGTccccgccgctgccgctgccagacacagtccctgcccctAAGCGTGCTGTGCCCAGGGGCAGGCCTTCTGTTCGTGCCACCCTCGCTAGACCGCCGGGCAGCCGAGCTGCGCCTGGCGGACAACTTCATCGCGGCCGTGCGCCGCCGGGACCTGGCCAACATGACCGGCCTGCTGCATCTGAGCTTGTCGCGTAACACCATCCGCCACGTGGCAGCCGGCGCCTTTGCCGACCTGCGCGCCCTCCGTGCCCTGCACCTAGATGGGAACCGGCTGACCTCGCTGGGCGAGGGTCAGCTGCGCGGCCTGGTCAACTTGCGCCACCTCATCCTGAGCAACAACCAGCTGGCAGCCCTGGCGGCCGGTGCCCTGGATGACTGCGCCGAGACACTAGAGGATCTCGATCTCTCCTACAACAACCTGGAGCAGCTTCCCTGGGAGGCTTTGGGCCGCCTGGGCAATGTCAACACACTGGGCCTCGACCACAACCTGCTGGCCTCTGTGCCCGCTGGCGCCTTTTCCCGCCTGCACAAGTTGGCACGGCTGGACATGACCTCCAATCGCCTGACCACCATCCCGCCCGACCCACTTTTCTCCCGCCTGCCGCTGCTAGCCAGGCCCCGAGGCTCACCTGCCTCCGCCCTGGTGCTGGCCTTTGGTGGGAACCCGCTCCACTGCAACTGCGAGCTGGTGTGGCTGCGGAGGCTGGCCAGGGAGGATGACCTGGAGGCCTGTGCCTCCCCACCCGCTCTGGGTGGCCGCTACTTCTGGGCCGTGGGCGAGGAGGAATTTGTGTGCGAGCCCCCTGTGGTGACTCACCGCTCGCCACCGCTGGCAGTGCCTGCAGGTCGGCCAGCTGCCCTGCGCTGCCGGGCAGTGGGGGACCCTGAGCCCCGTGTGCGTTGGGTGTCACCCCAGGGCCGGCTGGTGGGCAATTCGAGCCGTGCTCGTGCCTTCCCTAATGGGACGTTGGAGCTGCTGGTCACTGAGCCGGGCGATGGTGGCATTTTCACTTGCATTGCGGCCAATGCAGCTGGTGAGGCCACCGCTGCTGTTGAGCTGACCGTgggccccccgccacccccccagcTAGCCAACAGCACCAGTTGTGACCCCCCGCGGGACGGGGATCCTGATGCCCTCACCCCGCCCTCGGccgcctctgcctctgcctccgcCTCCGCCAAGGCAGCTGACACTGCGCCCCCTACGGACCGTGGTGTCCAGGTGACTGAGCATGGGGCCACAGCTGCTCTTGTCCAGTGGCCAGATCAGCGGCCTATCCCGGGGATCCGCATGTACCAGATCCAGTACAACAGCTCAGCCGATGACATCCTCGTCTACAG GATGATTCCCGCCGACAGCCGCTCCTTCCTGTTGTCGGACCTGGCATCTGGCCGCACCTATGACCTGTGCGTGCTAGCGGTGTACGAGGACGGCGCCACCGGGCTGACGGCCACACGGCCAGTGGGCTGCTCCCGCTTCTCCACTGAGCCGGCGCTGCGGCCCTGTGGGGCCCCGCACGCACCCTTCCTGGGCGGCACCATGATCATCGCCCTTGGTGGAGTCATCGTGGCCTCGGTACTGGTCTTCATCTTCGTGCTGCTCATGCGCTACAAGGTGCACGGCGGCCAGCCCCCCGGCAAGGCCAAGGCACCTGCACCTGTCAGCAGTGTTTGTTCGCAGACCAACGGCGCCCTGGGCCCCACACCGGCCCCGCCTGCCCCTGAGCCTGCTGTGCCCAGGGCCCACACCGTGGTCCAGCTGGACTGTGAGCCCTGGAGGCCCAGCCACGAACCCACGGGACCCTAG